Proteins from a single region of Harmonia axyridis chromosome 4, icHarAxyr1.1, whole genome shotgun sequence:
- the LOC123678876 gene encoding protein artichoke-like: MSMIKFYVYMVFLIATFNSTFASGSKCPKPELIAPCRCLMKREERQVWCSHSDLPKVLSGLRSLSKHLSSPIDELILENNYLPSLPARTFSNLKILRIMLRQNGLERVAQDWLHGLEDVLMELFIVEPKLRYLPEDSLSRMNALEAITIQTKDLKRLPQISSLAKLRYLQVESLALVELSPRNFKNLPALEKFHLGRSKNLKRLEAGLFENLPVLKSINMSNCGIFWIHPRTFSNLPELKELSFMHNSIRDAGMVGRACKDLDSLKELDLDYNRIEDLPKGSFVDLPTLRHLRISFNNILEIKQGAFHRVPRLKDLYLNNNRIRKIHPESFIHSSDSGLEELWLVNNHISQISELRSLLEALPRLVYLDMSSNELEVIPFGSLHGHPTLEVIKLNSNKIRRIDKESFMAMPALRELSLRNNSLSNYDQGPLWNLPFLKGLDLSQNNFRKLDPLFLANLPSLRRLDVSDNELVIIDPVALSLTPLIEYVNISDNNLRFIHPATFKRLEKLYELDVSKNYIEDFPVELPEGLEYLHLNFNKLRTLPSLTGSTKLYSLKHLDLSYNLIGKMTTLNMKKLPSLKKLYLSNNFVQRLEDGVLEGLPKLEIFDLSANKIVYIHPASLRNLHSLVELNLRNNYIESIFVGTLQGASKLVKLDVSGNKLVEFLQGNMKFNLDIKHLNISRNFLIEMPRNIFKMKQMMVLDMSRNRIKNLPVEAFSKLEHLTDLRLSNNFIRELRLSTFSRLKNLRILYLDHNDIDEVETNTFQSLPSLEMIKLDNNKLSKIPSYTLNNLTMLQVAEFQSNNLEILASDAFNLVPNLLFLNISRNNLRSIEDSGLRNVPSLEVLDLSSNLIRRIEPGSFRLMEWLVEIKLDHNEICGVFGTPFSDMPRLRVISLRGNKLRKVPETILDRIRTNIAVFDVDENPLLCDCNALWLQVWAEESMSIGPHCGNGKMVRELKIPPSYCKQKPMKDSPTDCDDNPNGFSQVFSKYSELRNGSSEDKTNILAPLPQESDYFYDQYVDYPFNESLSLNANDEEGILDRFLKVNHSSLMEPPLSSHVISGDTPTLYAAPSNNKIKPDIPKEVPHSPSSSGFTFFGVPLSGLNLSQFLGGNKKNLAKSASNAKSVMPIADRKMAIMNIPVVRGTTARNIYREPPSTPFIETGGFRPILPGEGGFLPMVETTISVETSTELPRSTLKPIFTFYEADLNQKTPEDSSTSASSPILQYSEDATVKSVYSSTERFYLESTTHSSTEVLQESVTVIPTSTDAMETSTEIHVEEIDEVILKNQSLDTKYVEVSSTASTEFSSTNVTLLRNVSEGTTQSTVTNKDMIIGEEVLVEENLNSTNKYRHTSTQLPTSLMNLSTTEVPKIIQIDREHSPSDGWDRVVVKTRNKGTILDKIAIVPNTTKRPETVITMPALSQPQLPHIRSAGRSIITKVQSPFTTGASALVREVGPDLKETGETVTLDPQITKLDGIKESWYFANYNKSNSEPYLGVNPNGGAKIGGFYYTLVFSLFGTILFGIRFH; the protein is encoded by the exons ATGTCAATGATAAAATTCTACGTATATATGGTATTCTTGATTGCAACATTCAATAGCACTTTCGCAAGTGGATCAAAATGTCCGAAACCAGAACTTATAGCACCATGCCGATGTTTGATGAAAAGAGAAGAACGGCAAGTTTG GTGCTCTCACAGCGATTTACCAAAAGTACTATCTGGTCTCCGATCACTTAGCAAACATCTTTCTTCACCAATAGACGAACTGATCTTGGAAAACAATTATCTACCTTCTCTACCAGCACGAACATTCTCCAACCTGAAAATTCTTCGAATAATGCTGCGACAAAATGGGTTAGAACGTGTGGCCCAAGATTGGCTTCATGGTCTCGAAGACGTCCTCATGGAACTATTCATCGTTGAACCCAAACTTCGGTATCTTCCAGAAGATTCCCTGAGTCGAATGAACGCTCTAGAAGCCATCACAATACAAACCAAGGACTTGAAGAGACTACCACAGATTTCATCGTTAGCAAAACTAAGGTACCTCCAGGTGGAATCGTTAGCTCTGGTTGAACTATCTCCTAGAAACTTCAAGAACTTACCAGCCTTAGAGAAGTTCCATTTGGGTAgaagtaaaaatttgaaaagactTGAAGCAGGACTTTTCGAAAACCTTCCAGTTCTAAAATCCATCAACATGTCCAATTGTGGTATTTTTTGGATCCACCCTAGAACGTTCTCGAACCTTCCAGAGTTGAAAGAATTGTCTTTTATGCACAACAGTATACGTGATGCTGGTATGGTTGGTAGGGCATGTAAAGATCTTGATTCCCTTAAGGAATTAGATCTAGATTATAACAGGATAGAAGATCTACCCAAGGGGTCTTTCGTGGATTTACCAACACTTCGACATCTGCGTATATCCTTCAACAATATATTGGAAATCAAGCAAGGCGCTTTCCATAGAGTACCAAGGCTGAAAGATCTCTACTTGAACAACAACAGAATCAGAAAAATCCACCCTGAAAGTTTCATACACTCCTCTGATAGTGGTTTGGAAGAGTTGTGGTTAGTCAACAACCATATATCACAAATCTCTGAACTCAGATCTCTGCTAGAAGCTCTTCCTAGATTGGTGTACTTGGATATGAGTTCCAATGAGTTAGAAGTCATACCATTTGGTTCCCTACATGGTCATCCTACCTTGGAAGTGATCAAGTTGAACAGCAACAAAATACGAAGAATTGATAAAGAATCCTTTATGGCTATGCCAGCTTTAAGGGAATTGAGCCTGAGAAATAACTCTTTGTCTAACTACGATCAAGGACCCTTATGGAATCTACCATTCTTAAAAGGTCTAGACTTATCACAAAATAACTTCAGGAAATTGGATCCCCTCTTCCTGGCTAACCTACCATCTCTACGAAGACTAGATGTTAGTGACAATGAGTTGGTCATTATTGATCCAGTTGCATTATCTCTGACTCCTTTGATAGAGTACGTGAATATTTCTGATAACAATTTGAGGTTCATCCATCCTGCAACTTTTAAACGTTTGGAGAAATTGTACGAATTAGATGTAAGCAAAAATTACATAGAAGACTTCCCAGTCGAGCTTCCAGAAGGTCTAGAATACCttcatttgaatttcaacaaactCAGGACTCTTCCCTCCCTAACCGGAAGTACCAAGTTGTATTCATTGAAACACCTGGACCTGTCCTACAATCTTATAGGAAAAATGACCACTTTGAACATGAAGAAGTTACCTTCGTTGAAAAAGCTCTACCTGTCCAACAATTTCGTTCAACGTTTGGAAGATGGTGTTTTGGAGGGTCTACCAAAACTGGAAATATTCGATTTGAGTGCTAATAAAATCGTCTACATCCATCCAGCATCTTTGAGGAACTTGCACAGTTTGGTAGAACTCAATTTgagaaataattacatagaaAGTATTTTTGTTGGAACGTTGCAAGGTGCGTCAAAATTAGTTAAACTTGACGTTAGTGGGAATAAGTTGGTTGAATTCTTGCAAGGAAATATGAAGTTCAATCTGGATATAAAGCATTTGAACATTTCCCGGAATTTTCTCATAGAAATGCCTAGGaacatattcaaaatgaaacaaatgATGGTGCTAGATATGAGTCGTAACAGGATAAAGAATCTTCCAGTTGAAGCATTCTCAAAGCTGGAACATCTCACCGACTTGAGACTATCTAACAACTTCATAAGAGAACTTCGACTTAGTACCTTTTCCAGActcaaaaatttgagaattctGTATTTGGATCACAACGACATCGATGAGGTCGAAACCAACACCTTCCAGTCTTTACCAAGCTTAGAGATGATAAAATTGGACAATaacaaattatcgaaaataccAAGTTACACTTTAAACAATCTTACCATGCTTCAAGTTGCTGAGTTTCAAAGTAATAACTTAGAAATTTTAGCCAGTGATGCCTTCAACTTAGTTCCTAATCTTTTGTTCCTAAATATAAGTAGAAATAATTTGAGAAGTATTGAAGACAGTGGATTGAGAAATGTACCATCTTTGGAAGTGTTAGATTTGAGTAGTAATCTCATCAGAAGGATAGAACCTGGAAGTTTCAGACTTATGGAGTGGTTGGTAGAAATAAAATTGGATCATAATGAAATCTGTGGAGTTTTTGGAACTCCTTTCAGTGATATGCCAAGGCTGAGGGTTATTTCTTTGAGAGGGAATAAGTTGAGAAAGGTTCCTGAAACTATTTTGGATAGAATAAGGACGAATATTGCAGTTTTCGATGTTGATG AGAATCCTCTGCTTTGTGACTGCAATGCTCTTTGGTTACAAGTTTGGGCCGAAGAGTCTATGTCAATTGGTCCTCATTGTGGTAATGGCAAGATGGTTCGAGAATTGAAAATACCACCATCTTACTGTAAACAGAAACCAATGAAAGATTCACCTACCGATTGTGATGACAATCCAAATGGATTTTCACAAGTTTTTTCTAAATATTCTGAGCTTCGAAATGGCTCCAGCGAAGATAAGACGAATATTCTGGCTCCTCTGCCACAGGAATCAGACTATTTCTACGATCAATATGTAGACTATCCCTTTAATGAATCTTTGTCTTTAAATGCTAATGATGAGGAAGGCATTTTAGATAGATTTCTTAAAGTGAATCATAGTTCCCTCATGGAACCTCCACTATCTTCACATGTTATTTCTG GTGACACTCCTACACTGTATGCTGCTCCATCTAATAACAAAATCAAGCCCGATATACCAAAAGAAGTACCCCATTCTCCAAGTAGCAGTGGTTTCACTTTCTTCGGAGTACCTCTCTCTGGATTGAACTTAAGCCAATTTTTGGGTGGCAACAAAAAGAACCTAGCTAAATCTGCTTCCAACGCAAAATCAGTGATGCCAATAGCTGACAGAAAGATGGCAATCATGAACATTCCTGTAGTCAGGGGTACCACCGCACGAAATATTTATAGAGAACCTCCAAGTACCCCATTCATAGAAACAGGAGGATTCAGACCTATACTACCTGGAGAGGGTGGCTTTTTACCTATGGTAGAAACCACTATTAGTGTTGAAACTTCAACTGAACTACCAAGGTCGACTCTGAAACCGATATTTACCTTCTACGAAGCTGATTTgaaccagaaaactcctgaggATTCTTCGACTTCTGCTTCCTCACCTATCCTGCAGTACTCTGAAGATGCAACAGTAAAATCGGTTTATTCTTCTACTGAGCGTTTCTACCTAGAGAGTACAACTCATTCTTCAACTGAAGTACTTCAAGAATCTGTAACAGTGATACCGACATCGACAGATGCTATGGAAACAAGTACAGAGATACATGTTGAAGAAATAGATGAGGTCATTTTGAAGAATCAGTCCTTGGATACGAAATATGTAGAGGTTTCTTCTACTGCAAGTACTGAATTTAGTTCAACTAACGTCACATTGTTAAGAAATGTTAGTGAAGGTACCACTCAAAGCACTGTAACGAACAAAGATATGATTATAGGAGAGGAGGTTTTGGTGGAGGAAAACTTGAATTCGACTAATAAGTATAGACATACATCTACTCAACTTCCTACTTCTTTAATGAACCTCAGTACTACAGAAGtaccaaaaataattcaaatagaTAGGGAACATTCACCAAGTGATGGTTGGGACAGGGTTGTTGTAAAAACTAGGAATAAGGGAACGATTTTGGATAAAATAGCAATAGTACCAAACACAACAAAAAGACCTGAAACTGTAATAACGATGCCTGCTCTTAGTCAACCACAATTGCCACACATAAGATCTGCAGGGAGGTCCATAATAACCAAGGTACAATCACCATTCACCACTGGTGCTTCAGCTTTGGTAAGAGAAGTAGGGCCAGACTTAAAAGAGACAGGTGAAACAGTAACTTTGGATCCTCAAATAACAAAGCTGGATGGTATAAAAGAAAGTTGGTATTTTGCAAATTATAACAAGAGCAATTCTGAACCATATCTTGGGGTTAATCCTAATGGTGGAGCTAAAATTGGTGGTTTTTATTATACTTTGGTATTTTCTTTGTTTGGAACAATTCTTTTTGGCATTAGGTTTCACTAA